One genomic region from Trifolium pratense plastid, complete genome encodes:
- the petA gene encoding cytochrome f — protein MQTKNAFSWIKEEITRSISVLLMIYIITRAPISNAYPVFAQQGYENPREATGRIVCANCHLANKPVDIEVPQAVLPDTVFEAVVQIPYDMQVKQVLANGKKGALNVGAVLILPEGFELAPPDRISPEIKEKIGNLSFQSYRPTKKNIIVVGPVPGKKYSEITFPILSPDPATKRDVHFLKYPIYVGGNRGRGQIYPDGSKSNNNVYNATATGIVNKIIRKEKGGYEITIVAPSDGREVIDIIPPGPELLVSEGESIKLDQPLTSNPNVGGFGQGDTEIVLQDPLRVQGLLFFLASIILAQIFLVLKKKQFEKVQLSEMNF, from the coding sequence ATGCAAACTAAAAATGCTTTTTCTTGGATAAAGGAAGAGATTACTCGATCCATTTCCGTATTGCTCATGATATATATAATAACTCGAGCCCCCATTTCAAATGCATATCCCGTTTTTGCGCAACAAGGTTATGAAAATCCGCGAGAAGCTACCGGCCGGATTGTATGTGCTAATTGCCATTTAGCTAATAAGCCGGTAGATATTGAGGTTCCACAAGCGGTACTTCCCGATACTGTATTTGAAGCTGTTGTTCAAATTCCTTATGATATGCAAGTGAAACAAGTTCTTGCTAATGGTAAAAAAGGGGCTTTGAATGTGGGGGCCGTTCTTATTTTACCAGAAGGTTTTGAATTGGCCCCTCCTGATCGTATTTCGCCAGAGATTAAAGAAAAGATAGGTAATTTGTCTTTTCAAAGCTACCGTCCCACAAAAAAAAATATTATTGTGGTAGGCCCCGTTCCCGGGAAGAAATATAGTGAAATTACCTTTCCTATTCTTTCTCCAGATCCCGCTACTAAGAGAGATGTTCACTTCTTAAAATATCCTATATACGTAGGCGGGAACAGAGGAAGGGGTCAGATTTATCCTGACGGGAGCAAGAGTAATAATAATGTTTATAATGCTACAGCAACTGGTATAGTAAACAAAATTATACGAAAAGAAAAGGGTGGATACGAAATAACGATAGTGGCTCCATCAGATGGACGTGAAGTGATTGATATTATACCGCCAGGACCAGAACTTCTTGTTTCAGAAGGTGAATCTATCAAACTTGATCAACCATTAACGAGTAATCCTAATGTGGGTGGATTTGGTCAGGGGGATACAGAAATAGTGCTTCAAGACCCGTTACGTGTCCAAGGTCTCTTGTTCTTCTTGGCATCTATTATTTTGGCACAAATCTTTTTGGTTCTTAAAAAGAAACAATTTGAGAAGGTTCAATTGTCTGAAATGAATTTTTAG
- the rpoC2 gene encoding RNA polymerase beta'' subunit, producing the protein MEERANLVFHNNVIGGTAIKRLISRLIDHFGMAYTSHILDQVKTLGFRQATATSISLGIDDLLTIPSKGWLAQDAEQQSSILEKHNYYGNVHAVEKLRQSIEIWYATSEYLRQEMNPNFRMTDPFNPVHIMSFSGARGNASQVHQLVGMRGLMSDPQGQMIDLPIQSNLREGLSLTEYIISCYGARKGVVDTAVRTSDAGYLTRRLVEVVQHIVVRRTDCGTIRGISVNTRNGMMTERILIQTLIGRVVADDIYIGSRCIVVRNQDIGIGLINRFITFQTQPVFVRTPFTCRNTSWICRLCYGRSPIHGDLVELGEAVGIIAGQSIGEPGTQLTLRTFHTGGVFTGGTAEYVRAPSNGKIKFNEDLVHPTRTRHGYPAFLCNIELYVTIESHDIIHNVIVPPKSFLLVQNDQYVKSEQVIAEIRAGTYTFNLKERVQKHIYSDSEGEMHWSTDVYHASEFMYSNVHILPKTSHLWILSGKSCRSDTIHFLLRKDQDQIHLDSLSNGKRNTSPLFVSDDHVKHPFFSFKTFATKETGISNYSIFNQTICTDHSHFMYPAIFHDTFNFLAKRRRNRFLIPFSFQSIQERKNELMPPYGVSVEIPINGIFHSNSIFAYFDDPQYRRQSSGITKYRTTIGIGIHSIFEKEDSIFEKEDSIFEKEDSIFEKEDFIEYRGIKELNPKYQIKVDQIFFIPEEVHILPESSSIMVRNNSLVGIGTPITFNIRSRVGGLLRLEKKKKKIELKIFSGNIHFPGKGDTISRDSAILIPPGTVKKKRKESKKINNWIYVQWIPTTKKKYLVLVRPVILYEIPDSIHFVKLFPQDLFQERDNLELKVVNYILFGNEKSIQGISDTGIQLVRTCLVLNWDQGKKSSSIEEAPASFVEVCTNGLVEYFLRIDLVKSNTSYMRKRNDPSGLGLIADNELDRININPFFSIHSKAKIQQSISQNHGTIRMLLNRNKESRSWIILSSSNCFQMGSFNNVKYHSGIKKDPRIPINNKNSLGPLGIALQVANLDSLYRFKTYNQISIIKNLQLDKLTEILQVIKYYFMDENDQIFKPDLYSNIVLNPFHLSWYFLQNYYSEKTVTIISLGQFICENICIAQMKNGPHLKLKSGQVLTVQMDSVIIRAANPYLATPGATIHGHYGEILFQGDILVTFLYEKSRSSDITQGLPKVEQIFEIRSIDSISMNLEKRIDAWNKCITRILGTPWGFLIGAELTIAQSRISLVNKIQKVYRSQGVHIHNRHIEIIVRQITSKVLVSEDGMSNVFLPGELIGLLRAERTGRALEEAICYRALLLGITKTSLNTQSFISEASFQETARVLAKAALRGRIDWLKGLKENVVLGGMIPVGTGFKRIMDRSRSRQHKKITLEKKKLFEVEIRNLLFHHRKLLD; encoded by the coding sequence ATGGAAGAACGGGCCAATCTAGTCTTTCACAATAACGTGATAGGTGGAACTGCAATTAAACGACTTATTAGCAGATTAATAGATCATTTCGGAATGGCATATACATCACACATCCTGGATCAAGTAAAGACTCTAGGATTCCGTCAAGCTACTGCTACATCTATTTCATTAGGAATTGATGATCTTTTAACAATACCTTCTAAAGGATGGCTAGCTCAAGATGCGGAACAACAAAGTTCCATTTTGGAAAAACATAATTATTATGGAAATGTACATGCGGTAGAAAAATTACGCCAATCCATTGAAATATGGTATGCTACAAGCGAATATTTGCGACAAGAAATGAATCCTAATTTTAGGATGACTGACCCCTTTAATCCAGTTCATATAATGTCTTTTTCGGGAGCTAGAGGAAATGCGTCTCAAGTGCACCAATTAGTCGGAATGAGAGGATTAATGTCAGATCCACAAGGACAAATGATTGATTTACCCATTCAAAGCAATTTACGTGAAGGACTGTCTTTAACAGAATATATAATTTCCTGCTACGGAGCCCGTAAAGGGGTTGTAGATACTGCTGTACGAACATCGGATGCTGGATATCTTACACGTCGACTTGTTGAAGTGGTTCAACACATTGTTGTACGTCGAACAGATTGCGGTACCATCCGCGGGATTTCTGTAAATACCCGAAATGGAATGATGACAGAAAGAATTTTGATACAAACATTAATTGGTCGTGTAGTAGCAGACGATATATATATAGGTTCACGGTGCATTGTCGTTAGAAATCAAGATATTGGAATTGGACTTATCAATCGATTCATAACTTTTCAAACACAACCTGTATTTGTTCGAACCCCCTTTACCTGTAGGAATACCTCTTGGATTTGCCGATTGTGTTATGGGCGGAGTCCCATTCATGGGGACCTGGTAGAATTGGGAGAAGCTGTAGGTATTATTGCTGGTCAATCTATTGGAGAACCGGGAACTCAACTAACATTAAGAACGTTTCATACTGGTGGAGTATTCACAGGGGGTACTGCAGAATATGTGCGAGCCCCCTCGAACGGAAAAATAAAATTTAACGAGGATTTAGTTCACCCTACACGTACACGTCATGGATATCCTGCTTTTCTATGTAATATAGAGTTGTATGTAACTATCGAAAGTCACGATATTATACATAACGTGATTGTTCCACCAAAAAGTTTTCTATTAGTTCAAAACGATCAATATGTAAAATCAGAACAGGTGATTGCCGAGATCCGCGCGGGAACATATACTTTTAATTTGAAAGAAAGGGTTCAAAAACATATTTATTCTGACTCAGAAGGGGAAATGCATTGGAGTACCGATGTCTATCATGCATCCGAATTTATGTATAGTAATGTACATATCTTACCAAAAACAAGTCATTTATGGATATTATCAGGAAAGTCGTGCAGGTCTGATACAATCCATTTTTTACTTCGCAAGGATCAAGATCAAATTCACCTTGATTCTCTTTCTAATGGAAAAAGAAATACCTCTCCTCTTTTTGTAAGTGATGATCACGTAAAACATCCATTTTTTAGTTTCAAGACTTTTGCTACAAAAGAAACGGGGATTAGCAATTATTCCATATTTAATCAAACCATATGTACAGATCATTCTCATTTTATGTATCCTGCTATTTTTCACGATACTTTTAATTTTTTGGCGAAAAGGCGAAGAAATAGATTTCTTATTCCATTTTCATTCCAATCGATTCAAGAACGAAAGAACGAACTAATGCCCCCTTACGGTGTCTCCGTTGAAATACCTATCAATGGTATTTTTCATAGCAATAGTATTTTTGCTTATTTTGATGATCCTCAATACAGAAGACAGAGTTCGGGAATTACTAAATATAGAACAACTATAGGAATAGGAATTCATTCCATTTTTGAAAAAGAAGATTCCATTTTTGAAAAAGAAGATTCCATTTTTGAAAAAGAAGATTCCATTTTTGAAAAAGAAGATTTCATTGAGTATCGAGGAATCAAAGAATTAAATCCAAAATACCAAATAAAAGTAGATCAAATTTTTTTTATTCCCGAAGAAGTGCATATTTTACCCGAATCTTCTTCCATAATGGTACGGAATAATAGTCTCGTTGGAATAGGAACACCAATCACTTTCAATATAAGAAGTCGAGTAGGCGGATTGCTCCGATTAGAAAAGAAAAAAAAAAAAATAGAATTAAAAATTTTTTCTGGAAATATCCATTTTCCCGGAAAGGGGGATACGATATCCCGAGACAGTGCGATCTTGATACCACCCGGAACAGTAAAAAAAAAAAGGAAGGAGTCAAAAAAAATTAACAATTGGATCTATGTCCAATGGATCCCAACTACCAAGAAAAAGTATTTAGTTTTGGTTCGACCTGTAATTTTATATGAAATACCGGACAGTATCCATTTTGTAAAACTTTTTCCCCAAGATCTATTTCAGGAAAGGGATAATCTAGAACTAAAAGTTGTCAATTATATTCTTTTTGGAAATGAAAAATCCATTCAGGGAATTTCCGACACAGGGATTCAATTAGTTCGGACTTGTTTAGTCTTGAATTGGGATCAAGGCAAAAAAAGTTCTTCTATTGAAGAGGCCCCCGCTTCCTTTGTTGAAGTATGTACAAATGGTTTGGTTGAGTATTTTCTAAGAATTGACTTAGTGAAATCGAATACTTCATATATGCGAAAAAGAAATGACCCATCTGGTTTAGGATTGATCGCGGATAATGAATTGGATCGGATCAATATCAATCCATTTTTTTCTATTCATTCCAAGGCAAAAATTCAACAATCAATTAGCCAAAATCACGGAACTATTCGTATGTTGTTGAACAGAAATAAGGAATCCCGATCTTGGATAATTTTGTCATCATCTAATTGTTTTCAAATGGGATCATTCAACAATGTAAAATATCACAGTGGGATAAAAAAAGATCCTAGAATTCCAATTAATAATAAGAATTCGTTAGGCCCTTTAGGAATAGCCCTTCAAGTTGCAAATTTGGATTCACTTTACCGTTTCAAAACTTATAATCAGATCTCAATAATTAAAAATTTGCAACTTGACAAATTGACGGAAATTTTGCAAGTAATTAAATATTATTTTATGGACGAAAATGATCAAATTTTTAAACCGGATCTATACAGTAATATCGTTTTGAATCCATTCCATTTGAGTTGGTATTTTCTCCAGAATTATTATTCTGAAAAAACGGTTACAATAATTAGTCTTGGACAATTTATTTGTGAAAATATATGTATAGCTCAAATGAAAAACGGACCCCACCTAAAACTAAAATCGGGTCAAGTTCTAACCGTTCAAATGGATTCTGTAATAATAAGAGCGGCTAACCCCTATTTGGCGACTCCAGGAGCAACCATTCACGGCCATTATGGGGAGATCCTTTTTCAAGGAGATATTTTAGTTACATTCCTATATGAAAAATCGAGATCCAGTGATATAACACAAGGTCTTCCAAAAGTGGAACAGATATTCGAAATACGTTCGATTGATTCAATATCGATGAATCTAGAAAAAAGAATTGATGCTTGGAACAAGTGTATAACAAGAATTCTCGGCACTCCTTGGGGATTCTTGATTGGTGCTGAACTAACTATAGCGCAAAGTCGTATTTCTTTGGTTAATAAAATCCAAAAGGTTTATCGATCCCAGGGAGTACACATCCATAATAGACATATCGAAATTATTGTGCGTCAAATAACATCCAAAGTCTTGGTTTCAGAAGATGGAATGTCTAATGTATTTTTACCTGGCGAACTAATTGGATTATTGCGAGCAGAACGAACGGGACGTGCCTTGGAAGAAGCTATTTGTTACCGAGCTTTATTATTGGGAATAACAAAAACATCTCTGAATACTCAAAGTTTCATATCCGAAGCGAGTTTTCAAGAAACTGCTAGAGTTTTAGCAAAAGCCGCTCTTCGGGGTCGTATCGATTGGTTGAAAGGTCTTAAAGAAAATGTTGTTTTAGGGGGAATGATACCCGTTGGTACCGGATTCAAAAGAATAATGGACCGTTCACGGTCAAGGCAACATAAGAAGATTACCTTGGAAAAAAAAAAATTATTCGAAGTAGAAATTAGAAATCTTTTGTTCCATCACAGAAAATTATTGGATTAG
- the rpoC1 gene encoding RNA polymerase beta' subunit, with amino-acid sequence MIDQYKHQHLRIGSVSPEQISAWAKKILPNGEIVGEVTKPYTLHYKTNKPEKDGLFCERIFGPIKSGICACGNYQVIGDKKDQPKFCEQCGVEFVNSRIRRYQMGYIKLACPVTHVWYLKRLPSYIATLLDKPLKELEGLVYCDLSFARPVVKKPTFLRLRGSFEYEIQSWKYSIPPFFATQGFDTFRTREISNGAGAIREQLVDLDLRIIMDSSLVEWKELGEEGSTDNENEWEDRKVGRRKNFLVRRMELAKHFIQTNIQPEWMVLCLLPVLPPELRPIIQIDGGKLMSSDINELYRRVIYRNNTLIDLLTISRSTPGEFVMSQENLVQEAVDTLLDNGLHGQPMRDGQNKVYKSFSDLIEGKEGRFRATLLGKRVDYSGRSVIVVGPSLSLHQCGLPREMAIKLFQTFLIRGLIRKHFASNMAVAKSKIREKEPIVWEILEEVMRGHPVLLNRAPTLHRLGIQAFQPILVEGRAICLHPLVCKGFNADFDGDQMAVHVPLSLEAQAEAHLLMFSDTNLLSPAMGDPISVPTQDMLIGLYVLTSGNRRGIGATRYNPFNCRNSKNEKMSKNNSKYMKKKEPFFCNSYDAIGAYRQKKINFDSPFWLRWPIDQRIMSSREVPIEVHYESFGTYYEIYEHYLVIRSIKKEIRCIYIRTTVGHISFYREIEEAIQGFSRVDSYGI; translated from the exons ATGATTGATCAGTATAAACATCAACACCTTCGAATTGGATCAGTTTCTCCTGAACAAATAAGTGCTTGGGCAAAAAAAATCCTACCTAATGGAGAAATTGTTGGGGAGGTAACAAAACCCTATACTCTTCATTACAAAACCAATAAGCCTGAAAAAGATGGATTATTTTGTGAAAGAATTTTTGGGCCTATAAAAAGTGGGATTTGTGCTTGTGGAAATTATCAAGTAATCGGAGATAAAAAAGACCAACCAAAATTTTGTGAACAATGCGGAGTAGAATTTGTTAATTCTCGGATACGTAGATATCAAATGGGGTATATAAAATTAGCATGTCCAGTAACTCATGTGTGGTATTTGAAACGTCTTCCTAGTTATATCGCGACCCTTTTAGATAAACCTCTTAAAGAATTAGAAGGTCTAGTATACTGCG ATTTATCGTTTGCTAGGCCTGTAGTTAAAAAACCAACTTTCTTACGATTACGAGGTTCATTCGAATATGAAATCCAATCCTGGAAATATAGTATCCCACCCTTTTTTGCTACTCAAGGTTTCGATACATTTCGAACTAGAGAAATTTCTAATGGAGCAGGTGCTATACGAGAACAATTAGTTGATCTGGATTTAAGAATTATTATGGATTCTTCCTTGGTAGAATGGAAAGAATTAGGAGAAGAGGGATCCACTGACAATGAAAATGAATGGGAAGATCGAAAAGTTGGCAGAAGAAAGAATTTTTTGGTTCGACGTATGGAATTAGCTAAGCATTTTATCCAAACAAATATACAACCAGAATGGATGGTTTTATGTCTCTTACCAGTTCTTCCTCCTGAATTGAGACCAATTATTCAAATAGATGGGGGTAAACTAATGAGTTCGGATATTAATGAACTCTATAGAAGAGTTATCTATCGGAACAATACTCTTATTGATCTATTAACAATAAGTAGATCTACACCAGGGGAATTCGTAATGTCTCAAGAAAATTTGGTACAAGAAGCCGTGGATACACTTCTTGATAATGGACTCCACGGACAACCAATGAGGGACGGTCAGAATAAAGTTTACAAATCATTTTCAGATCTAATTGAGGGCAAAGAGGGAAGATTTCGAGCAACTCTGCTTGGAAAACGGGTTGATTATTCGGGGCGTTCCGTTATTGTTGTAGGTCCATCACTTTCATTACATCAATGTGGATTGCCCCGCGAAATGGCAATAAAGCTATTTCAGACATTTCTAATTCGTGGTTTAATTCGAAAACATTTTGCTTCGAACATGGCAGTTGCTAAGAGTAAAATCCGGGAAAAAGAACCGATTGTATGGGAAATACTTGAAGAAGTTATGCGGGGGCATCCGGTATTGCTAAATAGAGCGCCTACTTTGCATAGATTGGGCATACAGGCATTTCAACCCATTTTAGTAGAAGGACGTGCTATTTGTTTACATCCATTAGTGTGTAAGGGATTCAATGCAGACTTTGATGGAGATCAAATGGCTGTTCATGTGCCCTTATCTTTGGAGGCTCAAGCAGAAGCTCATTTACTTATGTTTTCTGATACGAACCTCTTGTCTCCGGCTATGGGAGATCCCATTTCCGTACCAACTCAAGATATGCTTATTGGACTTTACGTATTAACTAGCGGAAATCGTCGAGGTATTGGTGCAACCAGGTATAATCCGTTTAATTGCAGGAATTCTAAAAATGAAAAAATGAGCAAAAATAACTCTAAGTATATGAAAAAAAAAGAACCCTTTTTTTGCAATTCCTATGATGCAATTGGGGCTTATCGGCAGAAAAAAATCAATTTCGATAGTCCTTTTTGGCTCCGATGGCCAATAGATCAACGCATTATGTCTTCGAGAGAAGTTCCTATTGAAGTTCACTATGAATCTTTTGGTACCTATTATGAGATTTATGAACATTATTTAGTAATAAGAAGTATAAAAAAAGAAATTCGTTGTATATACATTCGAACCACTGTTGGTCATATTTCTTTTTATCGAGAAATCGAAGAAGCTATACAAGGTTTTTCTCGAGTCGATTCATATGGTATCTAA